Genomic DNA from Chanos chanos chromosome 6, fChaCha1.1, whole genome shotgun sequence:
TTTCCCAAAGAGCTCCGTTGCTTAGTAACAGCATGGCTTCACTAGTATGTAGGCTATGTGCAAATCCCTCGGTAACAGACGGGTGGAGCTTGAAACAGAAGGATGGGGGAGGGTGAACAGAAAGGAGGGGAAAGCAGTGGCGTGATTTTCTAAGGCTCAACCAAATGTGACAGAGGAAAGTGTGCATTTTAAGGATGGTGGCATCAGcagaaacattttattcagcttatatatatatatatatatatatatatatatatatatatatatgcatacatcaGTGGGTTTCAGTAAATCTTTTAAACTgggaaaaaacagcagtggATCTGGACTTTGTAACGTTGATACGAACATGTAGGTCTCCATCACTTCACAGATGGAAGACTAGGGTGTTGCCTTGACAGGTTTATAAATGATTCATACAAAGAACCAGGCAATTGCTGGCTCACACAGACTAAACAGTGGGATTAATATGAAACTCTGTCAgctctaaaataaaaaaaaaaccacaacgtTAAACTGACCTGTTATATTCACCTGTTTCAACAACACATTCTCGACATGCCTAGTTTGCATCAATGCATTTCTTGACTGATTTAGGCAAGCTGATGATGAGAAAGAACAAATTCTTCAGTCCATGGTTATTTCTAAAGGTTTGGATACATATTACCTAAATAACTGTATCTCCTTAATTTCTTTACAGCGTGAGTGTATCTCCATCCACGTCGGTCAAGCCGGTGTCCAGATCGGCAATGCCTGCTGGGAACTTTACTGTCTTGAGCACGGCATTCAGCCGGACGGACAGATGCCCAGCGACAAGACCATCGGAGGAGGAGACGACTCCTTCAACACCTTCTTCAGTGAGACAGGAGCTGGAAAACACGTCCCTagggctgtgtttgtggatCTGGAGCCCACTGTCATTGGTAAGATGAATTTGCTGGTTAGATTTTACCCAAATACTCATAGACCCAAACCTTCATAACtgagctccttttttttccttgtctgtcCAGATGAGGTACGCACTGGGACTTACCGCCAGCTATTCCACCCTGAGCAGCTGATCACTGGGAAGGAGGATGCAGCTAACAACTACGCTCGTGGCCATTACACCATTGGCAAAGAAATCATCGATCTGGTTCTGGACAGGATCCGCAAACTGGTGAGAACcgttttaaatgttaaaactgCTGGCACAGATGTGAAGAAGTATTTTGAAGTCTCATGGACATGGCttcatgaaatttcttttttcttgtccaATTCTCTTAAGAGCCCTGTTCATTTTATGTATGTTCTTTTTCTACAGGCTGACCAGTGCACCGGCCTCCAAGGGTTCCTTGTCTTCCACAGCTTCGGAGGTGGCACCGGCTCTGGTTTCACCTCCTTGCTGATGGAGCGTCTGTCCGTTGATTACGGCAAGAAGTCCAAGCTTGAGTTCTCCATTTACCCAGCCCCACAGGTGTCTACTGCCGTAGTAGAACCCTACAACTCCATCCTGACCACCCACACCACCTTGGAGCACTCTGACTGTGCTTTCATGGTGGACAATGAGGCCATCTATGATATCTGCCGTAGGAACCTCGATATTGAGCGTCCTACTTACACCAACCTTAACAGGTTGATTAGTCAGATCGTGTCCTCCATAACTGCCTCCCTCCGATTCGATGGTGCCCTGAATGTTGATCTGACAGAGTTCCAGACCAACTTGGTGCCCTACCCTCGTATTCACTTCCCCCTGGCCACATACGCGCCAGTGATCTCTGCTGAGAAAGCTTACCATGAGCAGCTCTCTGTTGCTGAGATCACCAACGCTTGCTTtgagccagccaatcagatggtCAAATGCGACCCTCGTCACGGCAAGTACATGGCCTGCTGCCTGCTGTACCGTGGCGACGTCGTGCCCAAAGATGTGAATGCTGCCATCGCCACCATCAAGACCAAGCGCACCATCCAGTTTGTGGATTGGTGTCCCACTGGTTTCAAGGTTGGCATCAACTACCAGCCTCCCACTGTGGTTCCTGGTGGTGACCTTGCCAAGGTCCAGAGGGCAGTGTGCATGCTCAGTAACACCACTGCTATTGCTGAGGCCTGGGCCAGGCTGGATCACAAGTTTGACCTGATGTATGCCAAGCGTGCCTTTGTGCACTGGTATGTGGGTGAGGGTATGGAGGAGGGAGAGTTCTCTGAGGCCAGAGAGGACATGGCCGCCCTGGAGAAAGATTATGAGGAAGTTGGTGTTGATTCTATTGAGGGAGAgggtgaagaggaaggagaggagtaTTAAAAAGTGAAGTGATACTTTTCTGTGAAGTTGGTCACTTGCATGCTTATCACTGGTCAGGAGTTAACATggctctgtgttcctctgtagCGTAGAAGAAGTCCTTGTGGTCATTCACCATTggtatatttatgtttgttggTACTGAAAACTGGTCCTCTGCTGTGATGTGGTCGTGCTCATGGAAAATATGATGGGAgtagacacattttttttctctttgtttttctccatgtAACATTCTACACTTAGCTGTCTGTCATCTTCTGACTGTGATATGCAATAAATTATTGAGGGAAATTTGGTTGTGTCATGTCTTtatgatttttctgtttttatacgAGTGACGATATTCATGTGAAAGTATCATGCTAGTACTATAACCACAACACTtgcaaaattaagaaaaaaaaatccatatctGGAAACCAACACATAGTGAGAAAACTTAGGAACACCACGCAAGCATATAACTGTTGAACACCTCTAAAACATGTCCTGACTGCTTTTTAGAACAAACTGGGGTGAACTTCCTATACTGAAAGATTTTACGTCCTGTCAGCTTTGAATAAATCTATGTCCAAGCAAAATGCCCTACGTTTTCACACTTGTCATAAATAGGATCCACCGAGCCTTCACACTTTtggtcccctctctctgtgtataagCAGGGTGGGGGATAAAAAAGATCTTGAATCTTTTGATCACACTTAATAAAATCTTGAATTTTGTAGACCAGTTAGTTTgaaaatacatatacatgcattgGAACATGTAGTCCATTCATATCCAGTTCCCTTTTTATCCTGTAATTTCCTTCCTGTTTCAATGTTCTTTAACTTCCTTTAATTTGTTGAGTGCTCAGAGAGGTGCATGAGCCATTAAAAGTACATCCATTTGttaagtttaaaacaaaacatgctctTCAGTCCTTAAAGACAATATAGTTCTTGACCAGCTATATTTCCCTCTGCAAAACTAGTTTAAGCTGGTCTGTCAGTTGGCAggatttaatgtttttctctgacacagacCAAGACATTAacgtcccttttttttttagtttttccaaCATGCTAATCGTCCACTAGGTGGAGTTAAgccatttcattttgttgaaTAAGAACAGTTCTCTAGTACTATGATGAAGCAATGCTGATCAGTGGCAAAACAGATGTTACACAGATGATGGAtgcataaagagagaaagacagagagagagagagagagagagagagagagagagagtaaagatgCACCATAAGGTAATATACAGATAAAGACAAAGAATCAAGTATTGATGTAAAAGTCCAATTtttataaattaaatatttcaaatgataCACATTTCTCAGTCATGCCAAAAATGCTAATGGGCAAAAAAGAAACCTAAAGGTCTTTGTATGatgacaaactaacaaaaaatgaaataactaaCAAATTTCTCCCTTGCTGAACAATGAAAAAGCtgacaatatttaaaaacatagcTGTGaacatcattttaatatttgaaagATAAAATTCTCTTCAAAGCTCGTGAAAGGAGATCAGTAAAAAGCTCAAAGCAACATTATTGCGAAACCTTATTCCAAATGTTTGATGTATTTAAGACCAGTCATGATATAACACTTCTAAGGGAAATAAAAGGGGGAAATATCTAAGGGAAATATCTATGGTCATCTATTACTTATAAAATCAGATGGTTCTGAgacaggatcaatgtgatgtcttgttctatgttatgtgtcccatgtgtgtacgtatgtatgtatgtatccgcaataaaaaaaaaaaaaaatcaaatgttccTTTTGGTCCAAGGGAGACTCCAAAGATCACAGATAATTTTCATTTATCTTAAGTTCTTGAGAATCTCTTTCAGATCTGGTTGTTACTGATCTAATGGCTAAAGTATTACGATCCAACATTTCATGGTACCCAGTTGTATGTCTAAGTCTGGTCTAATTGAGCCTAAAAAATTTAATGTATTTCTTTACACTAGGAACACTTTTTGGTCAAATGTATCTCAGGACtacatgtaaacatgtacttgCATAGTACTTTTATATTACGTATACTCCCGCTGATAGCCAACAATCACAatgtttttatcatgttttgTAAGACAGGCAGACATCACTCTGCTAGATTCAGACAATGGAATTTAACACAATTAATATGTCAAtcactctggaaaaaaaaaaccaaacaaaacaaaacagctttttcatttttgtgtgcaAAGACTGCAAACATTCCAGTTCATTATGGCACTGCACCAGCAAACTAATGTAATGGAGAGtcaacatttccaaaaaaaaaaaaaaatctaacttGAGGTATGACAGCCAAATCAAACAAGTATTGTCTTGAAAAGTTGTCTTACATGAGGTTTGGCAATATTATCTCAGAATCATGCTACAGGGGTTCTTCTTCGGGTTCTTTTGTTTACCCTGAAAATGTTCCTATTCCAGGAGTCTACTCCTCATCCTCCAAGTCCTCATCTATTTTAACCTTCACTCGGTGCCACGCATTACTAAGCACTCCTCTCAGGTTCCAAATGGGAGCGACTGAGTCTGGCTGTGAATTGTAACTATTGTCCACTGCCTTACACACAATCTCTAGCTCTTGAGCCTCCGGTGGCAGAGGGACTGCAATCTCCCAAAGCTTCCAGGCCCAGGCTCTTCCAGGTGGAGGAGAAGGTGCTGGCCCTTGCCCCTTCTGACTGTTCTGGAGATTCGCCACGTGCCATGTTTTTCCGCCGTCCACCGAGACATCCACCCGCACCACCTCCCTTCCCCCGCCACTCCAGGCGTAGCCTTTCACAGTCACCTCCTCCATACTCCGGTCAACGGAGCTTCCCTCTGACGGCTGGGTGATGGCTGACTGAATCGGGAGCTCCT
This window encodes:
- the LOC115813648 gene encoding tubulin alpha-1B chain; the protein is MRECISIHVGQAGVQIGNACWELYCLEHGIQPDGQMPSDKTIGGGDDSFNTFFSETGAGKHVPRAVFVDLEPTVIDEVRTGTYRQLFHPEQLITGKEDAANNYARGHYTIGKEIIDLVLDRIRKLADQCTGLQGFLVFHSFGGGTGSGFTSLLMERLSVDYGKKSKLEFSIYPAPQVSTAVVEPYNSILTTHTTLEHSDCAFMVDNEAIYDICRRNLDIERPTYTNLNRLISQIVSSITASLRFDGALNVDLTEFQTNLVPYPRIHFPLATYAPVISAEKAYHEQLSVAEITNACFEPANQMVKCDPRHGKYMACCLLYRGDVVPKDVNAAIATIKTKRTIQFVDWCPTGFKVGINYQPPTVVPGGDLAKVQRAVCMLSNTTAIAEAWARLDHKFDLMYAKRAFVHWYVGEGMEEGEFSEAREDMAALEKDYEEVGVDSIEGEGEEEGEEY